The proteins below come from a single Eriocheir sinensis breed Jianghai 21 chromosome 11, ASM2467909v1, whole genome shotgun sequence genomic window:
- the LOC126996893 gene encoding ER membrane protein complex subunit 5-like: MAVVWARLAFIAGIISLFHAGYSAAQHRSYLRVTEQEYTALPTDISVQGLLSLLLAMYGILHIAGDFKEIRANVQLQNKSWETVGNRPTFYIFAHRGRALSPNYVPPRAKSPQDGIETLAS, encoded by the exons ATGGCGGTGGTGTGGGCCAGACTCGCCTTCATAGCGGgcatcatctccctcttccacgCCGGTTATTCCGCGGCACAAC ACCGTTCCTACCTGAGGGTGACAGAGCAGGAGTACACAGCGCTGCCCACGGAT ATCAGTGTCCAGGGCCTCCTGAGTCTTCTGTTAGCCATGTATGGAATCCTTCACATTGCCGGGGACTTCAAAGAAATTCGAGCAAATGTACAGCTTCAGAATAA GTCTTGGGAAACAGTGGGGAACCGGCCAACCTTCTACATCTTTGCTCACCGGGGCCGGGCGCTGAGTCCAAACTATGTTCCTCCCCGGGCCAAGTCTCCCCAGGACGGCATCGAGACCCTTGCCTCCTAG
- the LOC126996891 gene encoding uncharacterized protein LOC126996891 has product MLTQLELLGAAGGLGVDEDSSMSGSPLDGLAEYPMEQTEFQYFETSLGSDSYYDGTQHQDLQQSLADAPDLTSPSMCDIPAGDENILIYDQENIPSFTAEDLKFTEDIKPYEDGLQPGVNELKFEDDMQSYETFAEDLYDSGLGDHTGTDDDFGFGNLYETLDPEHHIPSPEEPTTNVWSEASVTSTKGKIGPLQRRALDSIFRVTEKPSRGLVLHIASELGLHHLAVKNFFSNGRRRLRRAAARLNDPERTKRENERRKEKRRLAAQASAANGGGEGKGGPGSSGGSKTSSPRSLPADSPPPREAPIVSPERKALMEKLADKVQRSVAQRSLAADLEYASSRTTQQPAHAPHPTQTQHTVLPHTHPPTQPLLLQSTQNTITQNDILSQASHDLLSQAPPDLLTQSPHDLLVQSPHDFLGPSPASSSLLQPPTDPWDLL; this is encoded by the exons ATGCTGACCCAACTGGAGCTCCTGGGCGCCGCGGGAGGCCTTGGGGTGGACGAGGACAGCAGCATGTCGGGCTCTCCGCTGGACGGCCTGGCGGAGTACCCAATGGAGCAGACCGAGTTCCAGTACTTCGAGACCAGCTTGGGCAGTGACTCTTACTACGACGGGACGCAGCACCAGGACCTGCAACAGAGCCTGGCCGACGCGCCCGACCTCACCAGCCCCTCCATGTGCGACATCCCCGCGGGCGACGAAAACATCCTCATCTACGACCAGGAGAACATTCCGAGCTTCACCGCCGAGGACTTGAAGTTCACCGAAGACATCAAGCCTTACGAAGATGGACTACAGCCCGGCGTCAACGAGCTCAAGTTCGAGGATGACATGCAGAGCTACGAGACCTTTGCGGAGGACCTCTACGACAGCGGCTTGGGTGACCACACGGGGACTGACGACGACTTTGGCTTCGGTAACTTGTATGAGACACTGGACCCCGAGCACCACATCCCCAGCCCTGAGGAGCCGACAACCAACGTCTGGAGCGAGG CGTCTGTCACCAGCACCAAGGGGAAGATTGGACCCCTGCAGCGGCGTGCCCTCGACTCCATCTTCCGGGTGACAGAGAAGCCGTCCCGTGGGCTGGTGCTGCACATCGCCTCAGAGCTCGGCCTCCACCACCTCGCTGTGAAGAACTTTTTCTCCAACGGGCGGCGGCGGCTGAGGCGAGCGGCGGCCAGGCTCAATGACCCAGAGAGAACCAAACGGGAGAACGAACGGCGGAAGGAGAAGCGACGATTGGCAGCTCAGGCATCTGCAGCCAATGGCGGTGGGGAAGGCAAGGGTGGGCCAGGGTCCTCCGGAGGCTCAAAGACCTCGTCGCCTCGGTCTTTACCGGCAGACTCTCCGCCGCCACGGGAGGCACCCATTGTGTCGCCAGAGAGGAAGGCCCTGATGGAGAAGCTGGCAGACAAAGTGCAGCGGAGCGTGGCGCAGCGTTCTCTGGCAGCAGACCTGGAGTATGCATCTTCCAGAACTACCCAGCAGCCTGCCCATGCCCCTCACCCCACTCAGACCCAGCACACCGTCCTGCCccacacccacccgcccacccagCCACTGCTGCTACAGTCCACACAGAACACCATCACTCAGAATGACATCCTCTCGCAGGCGTCCCACGACCTGTTGTCTCAAGCCCCACCCGACCTCCTGACGCAGTCCCCACATGACCTGCTGGTTCAGTCCCCTCACGACTTTCTGGGTCCGTCCCCGGCATCCTCGTCCCTGCTCCAGCCCCCCACCGACCCGTGGGATCTCCTTTAA